From the Thermococcus guaymasensis DSM 11113 genome, one window contains:
- a CDS encoding formate--phosphoribosylaminoimidazolecarboxamide ligase yields MILSTIASHSSLQILLGAKEEGFRTRLYVKPERKAFYASTGLADELVVTKDMSAILKDDGIIVPHGSFVAYLGLEAIENAGARFFGNRRFLKWETAFELQDRALDKAGIPRVEVIKPDEVEPDKLYFVRIEGPKGGSGHFIAKGSELEERLAGLSEPHRIEEFIPGVYLYVHFFYSPILGRLELLGVDERVVIADGNSRWPVKPLPYTIAGNVGVALRESLLPRLYDYGLAFVEAMKKLEPPGVIGPFALHFAYDGDFRAIGFASRIDGGSNAPHWYGRLYWREPMSMGRRIAREINLALKEERLEEVVS; encoded by the coding sequence GTGATACTCTCGACGATAGCGTCCCACTCTTCCCTCCAGATTCTCCTCGGGGCAAAAGAGGAAGGCTTCAGGACGAGGCTCTATGTAAAGCCTGAGAGGAAGGCCTTCTACGCCTCAACCGGCCTGGCAGATGAGCTTGTAGTGACAAAGGACATGAGCGCAATCCTCAAGGACGACGGAATAATAGTCCCCCACGGCTCCTTCGTTGCATACCTGGGACTTGAAGCAATAGAGAACGCAGGAGCGAGGTTCTTCGGCAACAGGCGCTTCCTCAAGTGGGAGACGGCCTTTGAGCTCCAGGACAGGGCCCTCGACAAGGCCGGAATCCCAAGGGTGGAGGTCATTAAGCCGGATGAAGTCGAGCCGGATAAGCTCTACTTCGTGAGGATAGAGGGGCCGAAGGGAGGAAGCGGGCACTTCATAGCGAAGGGGAGCGAGCTTGAAGAGAGGCTTGCAGGGCTGAGCGAGCCCCACAGGATTGAGGAGTTCATACCGGGGGTCTACCTGTACGTCCACTTCTTCTACTCGCCGATTTTGGGAAGGCTCGAACTGCTCGGAGTTGATGAGCGCGTGGTCATAGCAGACGGAAACTCCCGCTGGCCCGTTAAGCCCCTGCCGTACACGATAGCCGGAAACGTCGGAGTCGCCCTCAGGGAGTCGCTCCTGCCGAGGCTCTACGACTACGGGCTGGCCTTCGTCGAGGCAATGAAGAAACTCGAACCTCCGGGGGTCATCGGACCGTTTGCGCTCCACTTCGCCTACGACGGGGACTTCAGGGCGATAGGCTTCGCCTCGCGGATTGACGGCGGCTCCAACGCGCCCCACTGGTATGGAAGGCTTTACTGGAGAGAGCCTATGAGCATGGGCAGGAGGATAGCGCGCGAGATAAACCTCGCCCTCAAAGAGGAGAGGCTTGAGGAGGTGGTATCGTGA
- a CDS encoding phosphoribosylaminoimidazolesuccinocarboxamide synthase, with product MRLIYSGKTKDVYEDGPYLVFHFKDTVLGREGREDSGGNEVIGESAGKGSIVLEQTEFFFKLLERNGVKTHFVERIDERRARFLRAERIPLEVIYRELAYGSFLRRYKGWVEPFQRLGIVEFTLKDDSLDDPLIAEEAITALGIASKNEVEEMKETTRKVARVLRDFLSLKGLQLVDFKLEFGRLDGSLIVIDELSGDTMRVAKNGRILTREELSGVIR from the coding sequence TTGAGGCTCATCTATTCAGGCAAGACGAAGGACGTCTACGAGGACGGGCCTTACCTCGTTTTCCACTTCAAGGACACGGTTCTCGGCAGGGAAGGGAGAGAGGACAGCGGAGGCAACGAGGTTATAGGAGAGAGCGCGGGGAAGGGGAGCATCGTTTTGGAGCAGACCGAGTTCTTCTTCAAGTTGCTTGAGAGGAACGGTGTAAAGACTCACTTCGTTGAGCGGATCGATGAGAGACGGGCGCGCTTCCTGAGGGCGGAGAGAATCCCTCTCGAAGTCATCTACCGCGAGCTCGCATACGGGAGCTTTCTGAGGCGCTACAAAGGCTGGGTGGAGCCGTTCCAGCGGCTTGGGATAGTGGAGTTCACCCTCAAGGACGACTCGCTCGACGACCCGCTCATAGCGGAGGAAGCAATCACAGCCCTCGGAATCGCGAGCAAAAACGAGGTAGAGGAGATGAAAGAGACCACCAGAAAGGTCGCCCGGGTTTTAAGGGACTTCCTCTCATTGAAGGGGCTCCAGCTCGTTGACTTCAAGCTTGAGTTCGGAAGGCTCGACGGCAGTTTAATCGTCATAGACGAGCTGAGCGGGGACACGATGCGGGTTGCAAAGAACGGGAGGATTTTAACGCGGGAAGAGCTGTCGGGGGTGATAAGGTGA